The following are from one region of the Salicibibacter kimchii genome:
- a CDS encoding DUF3231 family protein produces MKTNHHSPLTASEIGTLWGFYQKNSLLTRVTGYFMEKVEDVDIREVLQLVKKEGQEALTMIEDICQSEQMAIPVGFTDEDVTPSAPRLFSDAFMLEYARQLEVASIAAAGAAIPNVTRSDITNFLQTALQLGMRHHDIAKETLMEKGLYSRPPVIPAPKQVDFVEKQNFMRGFLGEKRPLSAVEITHLFMNMQTNALGKALMMGFAQVAKDAKVTKYLVRGKEIAHKHVEVFRSHLAEEDLPGSRTWDDHVMTSSTESPFSDKLMTFHTTALVDIGIGNYGLSTAGSPRRDIGLTYARLMAEVAAMAEDGAELMIKNAWLEQPPPAPNRKALEKGRGG; encoded by the coding sequence TTGAAAACAAATCATCACTCTCCGTTAACGGCATCAGAAATCGGTACGTTGTGGGGTTTTTATCAAAAAAACAGCCTTCTTACCCGTGTGACAGGGTATTTCATGGAAAAAGTGGAAGACGTGGATATCCGTGAAGTGTTACAGCTCGTTAAGAAAGAGGGCCAAGAAGCTTTAACCATGATAGAAGACATTTGCCAAAGTGAACAAATGGCGATTCCGGTCGGATTTACGGATGAAGATGTGACCCCTTCTGCCCCTCGCCTGTTTAGTGATGCGTTCATGCTGGAGTACGCCCGACAACTGGAAGTCGCGTCGATCGCAGCCGCCGGCGCAGCTATTCCTAACGTCACGCGATCGGATATAACAAATTTCCTGCAAACGGCGCTACAACTTGGGATGAGGCATCATGATATCGCCAAAGAAACATTAATGGAGAAAGGGCTATACAGCCGTCCGCCCGTGATCCCCGCCCCTAAACAAGTGGATTTTGTGGAAAAACAAAACTTTATGAGAGGTTTTTTGGGAGAGAAGCGGCCACTGAGTGCCGTCGAGATCACGCATCTTTTCATGAATATGCAAACAAACGCCCTCGGCAAAGCACTCATGATGGGCTTTGCACAAGTCGCCAAGGATGCAAAGGTGACAAAATATTTGGTACGCGGTAAAGAAATCGCCCACAAACACGTTGAAGTATTCCGTTCGCATTTGGCCGAAGAAGATCTGCCGGGATCGAGAACGTGGGATGATCATGTCATGACTTCATCCACCGAATCTCCGTTTTCTGACAAGCTAATGACCTTCCATACGACGGCGTTGGTGGACATCGGGATCGGCAACTACGGATTATCGACCGCCGGCAGCCCGCGACGTGATATAGGGCTGACGTATGCCCGATTAATGGCGGAGGTCGCCGCGATGGCAGAAGACGGCGCGGAATTAATGATTAAGAACGCTTGGCTGGAACAACCGCCGCCCGCACCGAACCGGAAAGCTTTGGAGAAAGGGCGGGGCGGATAG
- a CDS encoding nuclease-related domain-containing protein — MEDLSVDYLVINDLLLEQNRNLFQIDTLVIFQEKVYILDAKHSAGDFYIDDDNWRTLSGAEIPELQMKRRTILLRKLLQQ; from the coding sequence TTGGAAGACTTATCTGTTGATTATCTCGTCATCAACGACCTTTTGCTCGAACAAAACCGTAATCTTTTCCAAATCGATACGCTGGTTATTTTTCAAGAAAAGGTTTATATTTTGGACGCCAAACACAGTGCTGGAGATTTTTACATTGACGACGATAACTGGCGTACGCTCTCCGGCGCCGAAATCCCTGAACTCCAAATGAAACGAAGAACAATCCTCCTACGAAAATTGCTTCAACAGTAG
- a CDS encoding spore germination protein, producing the protein MTDRLYERRRHLKDDHMSFLLMKKKYQQQTPKTISGNLEDTIRLIQDQLGQNEDFVTRRFHVFGTYSAVMFYFSDLVDQATINTDILKPFMDTPSDLNPQKIKKEQLLDVLLNETLYHSDAELEDQLDTLVQELLRGKTVIAVEGLDQVIQIATTFLEKRAIDQPATEQTILGAREGFIEALDTNIALLRYRLETPDFRVKSLRFGRLSQSKAAICYLDGTTDQWFVEEVENRLSRVDIDHLPDIGYIEQFIEDNTYSPFPQVLTTERPDKTVSNLVEGRVAILLDGSPFALLMPIVWNQLYQTSEDYSNRFLMGNFIRMIRTLALVLSLVSTALYVAFIAFDPELLPTDFAVAVASGRAGVPYPAIVEVLLMELAMEVLREATIRLPTQVGAALSIVGVLIVGEAAVQASIASPITVVVVALATIASFATPSYSASFSLRMLRFPIIILAGMFGLYGIVIAIVFIFNHMLSLRSFGVPYMSPVSPGNAQGWKDVVFRAPLWELIKRPSFLHPPDRERVDREDARQMSKKTTRD; encoded by the coding sequence ATGACCGACCGCCTATATGAGCGCAGGCGTCACTTAAAGGATGATCATATGTCGTTCCTTTTAATGAAAAAAAAATACCAGCAACAAACACCAAAAACCATTTCCGGCAATTTGGAAGATACCATTCGCCTCATTCAGGATCAATTAGGGCAAAATGAAGATTTTGTCACGCGCCGGTTTCATGTTTTCGGGACGTATTCTGCGGTTATGTTTTATTTTTCTGATTTGGTGGATCAAGCGACGATCAATACTGATATTCTAAAACCGTTTATGGACACGCCGTCCGACTTGAACCCTCAAAAAATAAAAAAAGAGCAGTTGCTCGACGTCTTATTAAATGAAACCCTTTACCATAGCGATGCGGAATTGGAAGATCAGCTTGATACGTTGGTCCAGGAACTTTTGCGCGGAAAAACCGTGATTGCCGTTGAAGGTCTGGATCAAGTGATTCAAATCGCCACAACCTTTCTGGAAAAAAGAGCTATCGATCAACCGGCTACAGAGCAAACCATATTAGGCGCTAGAGAAGGGTTCATTGAAGCGCTGGACACCAATATCGCCCTGTTGCGTTATCGCTTGGAGACCCCTGACTTTCGGGTGAAATCATTAAGGTTCGGGCGTCTTTCTCAATCGAAGGCGGCAATTTGTTACCTCGATGGGACGACCGATCAATGGTTTGTGGAGGAAGTGGAGAACCGCTTGTCCCGCGTTGATATTGATCATCTCCCCGATATCGGCTATATCGAACAATTCATTGAGGACAATACGTACTCGCCATTTCCTCAGGTACTCACGACAGAACGGCCGGATAAAACAGTCTCCAATTTAGTGGAAGGGCGCGTCGCGATCTTGCTCGATGGCTCTCCGTTTGCCCTGTTAATGCCGATTGTATGGAATCAACTCTATCAAACATCTGAAGATTATTCGAATCGCTTTTTGATGGGGAACTTTATTCGTATGATCAGAACTTTGGCCCTTGTATTGTCATTGGTTAGCACCGCTCTTTATGTGGCCTTCATTGCGTTCGACCCGGAATTGTTACCGACGGATTTTGCTGTTGCCGTCGCGAGCGGGCGGGCCGGGGTCCCTTATCCGGCGATTGTGGAAGTGTTGCTAATGGAACTCGCCATGGAAGTGCTGCGGGAGGCTACGATTCGTCTACCGACCCAAGTAGGTGCGGCCCTCTCGATTGTCGGGGTGCTCATTGTCGGGGAAGCCGCTGTCCAAGCGAGCATCGCCAGTCCGATTACGGTCGTGGTCGTTGCGTTAGCCACGATTGCTTCCTTTGCCACCCCTTCCTATTCCGCCTCGTTTTCGTTACGGATGTTGCGTTTTCCGATTATCATTCTTGCCGGTATGTTTGGCCTTTACGGGATAGTTATCGCGATCGTTTTTATTTTCAATCATATGCTGTCGTTACGATCATTTGGCGTCCCTTACATGAGTCCGGTCTCCCCGGGGAATGCACAAGGGTGGAAAGACGTCGTCTTTCGGGCCCCGTTATGGGAATTAATCAAGCGACCGTCCTTTCTCCATCCTCCGGATCGCGAACGTGTCGACCGGGAAGATGCCAGGCAGATGTCCAAAAAAACAACGAGGGATTAA
- a CDS encoding GerAB/ArcD/ProY family transporter, with product MNIVAPRQLSVYQATAILVSAIIGVGVLPLPLFAARAADTGAPLVTFLGIFVTLFGLVVLTKLGMRFPEQSIIHYSEAIIGKWPARIGNVLIIAFFTVLTSLAAREFGEVVITNILRETPLEVTVIVMLVLAAITSRNDINTFAYIHVFYLPVLFAPSVIITLLSMGEARTIYLQPLWGNEPNGMITGMLTVAGLLQSVFIMTMIIPFMRAPEKAMKASIWAVVLSGALFLLVVIGTLALFGPEEIKQLLWPTLEMARTATLPGQFIERLDIFFLVVFVTAVFTTMYALYTFTVYAVQQLFRFSDHKMFTFFMLPIVFVIAMLPENIVQVYEVVQRAGRAGLCLTVLYPALLFLIALIRKKQGRGASG from the coding sequence ATGAATATCGTGGCTCCAAGACAACTCAGCGTCTATCAAGCAACCGCCATACTCGTGAGCGCGATCATCGGTGTCGGTGTTCTCCCTCTCCCTTTATTCGCGGCAAGAGCGGCGGATACAGGGGCGCCTTTGGTCACTTTTCTAGGCATATTCGTCACCTTATTCGGTCTCGTCGTGTTGACGAAACTAGGGATGCGTTTTCCGGAGCAATCGATCATTCATTATAGCGAAGCGATCATAGGCAAGTGGCCGGCGAGAATCGGCAACGTCCTCATCATCGCTTTTTTTACTGTTTTAACGAGTCTGGCTGCACGTGAGTTCGGCGAAGTGGTGATTACAAACATTCTCCGGGAAACTCCATTGGAAGTGACGGTCATCGTCATGCTCGTGTTAGCTGCCATCACGTCCCGAAACGATATTAATACATTCGCCTATATTCACGTTTTTTATCTCCCCGTACTGTTTGCCCCCAGTGTGATCATCACTTTGCTATCCATGGGGGAAGCGAGAACCATTTACTTGCAGCCGCTGTGGGGAAATGAGCCAAACGGGATGATAACGGGGATGCTCACCGTTGCCGGATTGCTGCAAAGCGTTTTTATCATGACGATGATCATTCCGTTCATGCGCGCGCCTGAAAAAGCGATGAAAGCGTCGATTTGGGCAGTTGTCCTTTCAGGTGCATTATTCCTACTCGTCGTCATCGGCACGTTGGCATTGTTTGGCCCCGAAGAAATCAAGCAATTGCTTTGGCCGACCCTGGAGATGGCAAGAACGGCGACCTTACCCGGGCAATTTATAGAACGGCTTGATATCTTTTTTTTAGTCGTATTTGTTACCGCTGTGTTTACGACGATGTATGCACTCTATACGTTTACCGTTTACGCGGTCCAACAACTTTTTCGCTTTAGCGATCATAAAATGTTTACCTTTTTCATGTTGCCGATCGTGTTTGTCATCGCGATGCTGCCGGAAAACATCGTGCAGGTGTATGAGGTTGTGCAAAGGGCTGGAAGAGCGGGCCTTTGTTTAACCGTTCTTTACCCTGCCCTTCTGTTTTTGATCGCTCTTATACGAAAGAAACAAGGGAGGGGGGCATCCGGATGA
- a CDS encoding Ger(x)C family spore germination protein: MKRVSIRTIVFLLFFPLLLTGCWDSEDIENRANVLAMAIDEAEPGAAQEEGNISHLEEGETEPPSENMINVTVQIAVPGEVALGPPQGGAQEAQPVWVLSTVGHSLEDAISNLQQEISDQIFLGQLQVVVVNEDVAKQGVDRFNETLRRNPQVRRNAWMVVSKETASQYMDISPALEEVPTLYLANMIENSVRIGKFPEDYMGLFWRMVSSKGQDGYLPYLELKGEEQIQLNGIAYFKGDEMVDNTDPIEIGAFMGIIGFEDGGYDFFAPVPDSNAHVMTEAALRQSNIETTIADGKPQVDVTIRYEFIITEKTGSEDITLDDEQVIADIEKEGRKATLQASENLIEKLQDEQSDIFGFGEYVRAKHPIYWNREIESKEKWQEEFQDLDVNVDIIYNIRRIGSST, encoded by the coding sequence ATGAAAAGGGTCAGCATTCGGACAATCGTTTTTCTGCTTTTTTTCCCTTTATTGCTGACAGGATGTTGGGACAGTGAAGATATCGAAAACCGTGCCAATGTACTCGCAATGGCGATTGATGAAGCAGAGCCGGGGGCGGCGCAAGAAGAAGGCAACATCAGCCATTTGGAAGAGGGGGAGACAGAGCCTCCGAGCGAAAATATGATCAACGTTACCGTGCAAATCGCCGTCCCCGGGGAAGTAGCTTTGGGGCCGCCCCAAGGCGGAGCACAGGAGGCACAACCGGTCTGGGTACTGAGTACAGTCGGGCATTCCTTGGAAGATGCGATCAGCAATTTACAACAGGAAATCTCCGATCAGATCTTTTTAGGACAACTGCAGGTGGTTGTTGTCAACGAAGATGTGGCAAAGCAAGGCGTCGACCGCTTCAATGAAACGCTCCGACGCAACCCACAGGTGAGACGAAACGCCTGGATGGTGGTGTCGAAAGAAACAGCTTCCCAATATATGGATATTTCTCCTGCATTGGAAGAAGTACCGACGTTGTACCTTGCCAATATGATTGAAAACTCCGTCAGGATCGGGAAGTTTCCTGAAGATTATATGGGGTTATTTTGGAGAATGGTCTCCAGCAAAGGCCAAGACGGTTATCTTCCCTACCTTGAGCTCAAGGGCGAAGAACAAATACAACTCAATGGCATCGCTTATTTTAAAGGAGACGAAATGGTCGATAACACCGATCCGATTGAAATTGGCGCTTTCATGGGCATTATCGGATTTGAGGATGGTGGGTACGATTTTTTTGCCCCTGTACCCGATTCAAATGCTCACGTAATGACGGAAGCGGCTTTACGCCAATCAAACATCGAAACGACCATTGCCGATGGAAAACCACAGGTTGACGTAACGATCCGCTATGAATTTATCATCACCGAGAAAACGGGCTCGGAGGACATCACCCTCGACGACGAACAAGTCATTGCTGATATTGAAAAGGAAGGAAGAAAGGCAACGCTTCAAGCTTCTGAAAACTTAATTGAAAAATTACAGGACGAGCAATCTGATATTTTTGGATTCGGTGAGTATGTGCGCGCTAAACATCCAATCTATTGGAACCGGGAAATTGAATCAAAAGAGAAATGGCAGGAAGAATTTCAAGATCTCGATGTGAACGTTGATATCATCTACAACATCCGACGTATCGGTTCGTCCACATAG
- a CDS encoding CLC_0170 family protein, which yields MINIGYTNYIIALLIATGLLILYIDVKAYDREKKKRRQRLPSVRLM from the coding sequence ATGATAAACATTGGCTATACAAATTACATCATTGCACTGCTCATCGCTACAGGGCTTCTCATTTTATATATTGATGTAAAAGCCTATGATCGGGAAAAAAAGAAAAGAAGACAGCGATTGCCATCGGTGCGCTTAATGTAG
- a CDS encoding Ger(x)C family spore germination protein, which yields MNLDVGIKRLMVLFVFILPWLAGCWDSNDLESRANVLALAIDEPTAKDLEEGEDEISHLQEGIFAPPEEDMIRVTAQVAVPGEISLGPPQGGANEAEPVWSLNVLAHSLEDAISNLQQEIAEELFLGQLRVVVINEDVAKNGVDGFNESLRRNAEIRRNAWMVVSQDEASPFMDVSPQLEQVPTLYLSDMVENAVDEGTFPDDFLGLFWRMISSKGQDGYLPYLTLKTNEHFQLSGLAYFKGDQMLDTIEPAEIGTFMGIIGFDPGGYQFYSSIPDTDTPVLLDTIGRETNINTTINDGKPCVSLDIRYDLLIQELTEGSGNLQDPQVIERLEKQTRKENIEGAEQLIADMQEEKSDIFGFGEFIRAKHPGYWNEEIGTAERWRDVFQAMDVNVDVTTHIHRIGTQAT from the coding sequence ATGAATCTTGACGTTGGCATCAAACGGCTTATGGTACTCTTTGTGTTTATTTTACCTTGGCTCGCTGGTTGTTGGGACAGCAACGACCTTGAAAGCCGGGCGAATGTGCTCGCCCTCGCCATTGATGAGCCCACAGCGAAAGACCTCGAGGAAGGGGAGGACGAGATCAGTCATTTGCAAGAGGGCATCTTTGCCCCGCCGGAGGAGGATATGATTCGCGTCACCGCCCAAGTGGCCGTCCCCGGTGAAATCTCCCTTGGACCACCCCAAGGAGGGGCGAACGAAGCTGAACCTGTCTGGTCGCTGAACGTGCTTGCCCATTCATTGGAGGATGCCATCAGCAATTTACAACAAGAAATCGCCGAAGAGTTGTTTTTAGGGCAATTGCGCGTCGTCGTCATTAATGAAGATGTGGCCAAAAACGGTGTGGACGGATTTAATGAATCGTTGCGGCGCAATGCGGAAATACGAAGAAACGCTTGGATGGTTGTCTCGCAGGATGAAGCGTCTCCATTTATGGATGTCTCGCCCCAATTGGAACAAGTACCGACGCTTTATCTTTCCGATATGGTTGAAAATGCCGTTGATGAGGGAACGTTTCCCGACGATTTTTTAGGGTTATTTTGGCGTATGATCTCAAGCAAAGGGCAAGACGGTTATCTCCCTTACCTTACGCTAAAGACCAATGAACATTTTCAATTGAGTGGCCTTGCCTATTTTAAAGGGGATCAAATGCTTGACACCATTGAACCTGCCGAAATCGGAACCTTTATGGGCATCATCGGATTTGACCCGGGGGGCTACCAATTTTATTCCTCGATTCCAGATACAGACACCCCTGTGCTCCTCGATACGATCGGCCGGGAAACAAACATCAATACGACCATTAACGATGGAAAGCCGTGCGTGAGTCTTGATATTCGTTATGATCTTCTCATTCAGGAATTGACGGAAGGAAGCGGCAATCTTCAGGATCCGCAAGTCATTGAGCGCTTAGAGAAGCAAACGAGAAAAGAGAACATCGAGGGTGCCGAACAGTTAATTGCTGATATGCAGGAGGAAAAATCGGATATTTTCGGATTCGGTGAATTCATTCGCGCCAAACATCCCGGCTATTGGAATGAAGAAATCGGCACGGCAGAGCGCTGGCGCGATGTCTTTCAAGCCATGGACGTTAACGTCGACGTCACTACCCATATTCATCGCATAGGAACGCAAGCGACGTGA
- a CDS encoding DUF3231 family protein, whose product MSETSHKMLTASEIGCLWTSYIANSMFRCIYAYGLETTEDESIRSLLQGEYDEIIHNMETIRSIFDAENIPVPIGFTDQDVNTKANALFADTFFLDYLNKVGKLSNTQYATFQAMCTRKDVRTFFAQCLTNASRLYDQTTETMLAKGLLIRPPHISPPQEVDFIDRKKYKEAFAIFTDKRTLNAIEISHLYTNIETNMLGTMLCTGFGQTAKSQKVRDYMLRGKDIAKKHVKAFVEELNNSDIQAPMTWASAALNSTDAPFSDKLMMFHINVLIQASIGRYGVAAGSSLRNDLVAMYTRLNAEIATYAKDGGDIMIHKEWMEEPPRTADRDKIIKQKN is encoded by the coding sequence ATGAGCGAAACGAGCCACAAAATGTTGACGGCCTCTGAAATCGGTTGTCTCTGGACATCTTATATAGCTAACAGTATGTTCAGATGCATTTATGCTTATGGTCTCGAGACAACCGAAGACGAGAGCATACGGTCATTGTTGCAAGGGGAATACGATGAGATCATCCATAATATGGAGACAATCCGTTCCATTTTTGACGCAGAAAACATCCCTGTGCCGATCGGTTTTACAGACCAAGATGTAAATACGAAGGCAAATGCTTTGTTTGCCGATACCTTTTTTCTAGACTATCTCAACAAGGTTGGAAAATTAAGTAACACACAGTATGCGACATTTCAAGCCATGTGCACACGAAAGGATGTCCGCACGTTTTTTGCTCAGTGCCTGACGAACGCCAGCCGGCTGTATGATCAAACGACGGAAACGATGCTGGCAAAAGGATTGTTAATTCGGCCGCCGCATATTAGCCCTCCTCAAGAGGTTGATTTTATTGATCGCAAAAAATATAAAGAAGCATTTGCCATCTTCACTGATAAACGAACGCTTAACGCGATTGAAATTTCACATTTATACACAAATATCGAAACAAATATGCTTGGTACAATGTTATGCACCGGGTTCGGTCAAACGGCTAAATCGCAAAAGGTGAGAGATTATATGCTGCGGGGAAAAGACATTGCAAAGAAACACGTGAAAGCGTTTGTTGAAGAACTCAATAACAGTGATATTCAAGCGCCGATGACTTGGGCCTCGGCTGCGCTGAACTCAACGGACGCGCCCTTTTCCGATAAACTCATGATGTTTCACATCAACGTCCTCATCCAAGCCAGTATCGGCCGATACGGCGTCGCTGCCGGTTCCAGCTTACGAAATGATCTTGTTGCCATGTACACCCGTCTGAATGCGGAAATTGCCACCTATGCAAAAGACGGCGGCGATATAATGATTCACAAAGAATGGATGGAAGAACCACCGCGCACGGCCGACCGCGATAAAATCATCAAGCAAAAGAACTGA
- a CDS encoding DUF3231 family protein yields the protein MSNARLTAAEISQLWGSYLNDTLSVCMLRYFLTHVENNDIRALLDHALAMSEGHIQSLTTFFNDEQFPVPVGFTEDDVNVNAPRLYSDTFMLYYLQQMGTLGMNAHSVSTALSARPDMHDYFFGCLKEYGDLHEKANHLLLSKGLYIRPPYIPYPEKAEFVHKKSFLSGFFGEHRPLVSLEITNLHENIQRNALGMATLIGFSQVAKTKEIVQYLIRGKDMAAKHVEIFGSVLSKDDIPAPVTWDSEVTASTVAPFSEKLMMFMTTALIGISVGYYGASMAGTVRSDIQTHYARLNAEIMKYAGDGAKILIDKGWMENPPQAPDRGELAKP from the coding sequence ATGTCTAATGCCCGCTTGACAGCAGCAGAAATCTCCCAGCTTTGGGGGTCTTACCTAAATGATACATTGTCCGTTTGTATGCTTCGTTATTTTTTGACGCATGTGGAAAATAACGACATTCGTGCGTTATTGGACCATGCGCTAGCTATGTCTGAAGGACATATTCAATCATTGACGACGTTTTTTAACGATGAACAATTTCCCGTTCCCGTCGGGTTTACAGAGGACGACGTCAATGTGAATGCCCCGCGTCTGTATTCTGACACGTTTATGCTCTATTATTTGCAGCAAATGGGAACGTTGGGGATGAACGCGCATAGTGTAAGCACCGCATTATCGGCCCGCCCGGATATGCACGATTATTTCTTTGGGTGCCTAAAGGAGTACGGAGATCTTCATGAAAAGGCAAACCATTTATTGTTGTCAAAAGGGCTTTATATCCGCCCTCCCTATATTCCGTATCCGGAAAAGGCAGAGTTTGTGCACAAAAAAAGCTTTCTGAGCGGTTTTTTCGGGGAACACCGTCCGTTGGTATCGTTGGAAATAACAAACCTGCATGAAAATATTCAGCGAAATGCGCTAGGTATGGCGACGTTAATAGGGTTTAGCCAAGTGGCCAAAACGAAGGAGATTGTCCAATATTTAATCAGGGGCAAAGATATGGCGGCCAAGCACGTGGAAATCTTCGGCTCCGTCTTGAGCAAAGACGACATCCCCGCGCCCGTCACATGGGACTCGGAAGTAACCGCATCGACCGTTGCCCCATTTTCCGAAAAACTGATGATGTTCATGACGACAGCACTTATTGGCATAAGCGTCGGCTATTACGGCGCGAGCATGGCCGGCACCGTGAGAAGCGATATTCAAACCCATTATGCCCGTCTAAACGCGGAAATCATGAAATACGCCGGCGACGGTGCCAAAATTTTGATTGACAAAGGTTGGATGGAGAATCCCCCGCAAGCCCCCGACCGAGGTGAATTGGCGAAGCCTTGA
- a CDS encoding DNA primase — protein sequence MNKKLLYGVLSGILSVGMLAACNGAEEENGEDPAGEDPAGEEEDGGLEEDGGLEEDDGLEEDDGMEDDEGLEEDDGMEDEEEEDDEEL from the coding sequence ATGAATAAGAAACTACTTTATGGAGTATTATCAGGTATCCTTTCCGTAGGTATGCTCGCAGCATGCAACGGCGCTGAAGAAGAAAACGGTGAGGATCCTGCAGGCGAAGATCCGGCAGGCGAAGAAGAAGATGGCGGTCTAGAGGAAGATGGCGGCCTAGAAGAAGATGACGGTCTGGAAGAAGACGATGGCATGGAAGACGATGAAGGTCTAGAAGAAGATGACGGCATGGAAGATGAAGAAGAAGAAGACGATGAAGAGCTTTAA
- the fabZ gene encoding 3-hydroxyacyl-ACP dehydratase FabZ: MLTTKEIQAIIPHRHPFLLVDRVEELEVGKRCLALKNVTANEDYFNGHFPGYPVMPGVLIVEALAQTGAVALLKDEKNQGKLAVFAGIDNCRFKGQVAPGDQLNLETTLTRVRGSIGKGHGTATVNGEVVAEMDLMFGLVEREKGE, encoded by the coding sequence ATGTTGACGACAAAAGAAATACAAGCGATTATCCCCCACCGCCATCCGTTTTTATTGGTGGACCGTGTGGAAGAGCTCGAAGTAGGAAAGCGATGCCTGGCCCTGAAAAATGTGACCGCCAATGAGGATTATTTTAATGGCCATTTTCCAGGTTACCCGGTTATGCCTGGAGTACTCATCGTTGAAGCACTGGCACAAACAGGGGCGGTTGCCTTGTTAAAAGATGAAAAAAACCAGGGGAAATTAGCCGTCTTTGCCGGCATTGACAACTGTCGATTTAAGGGGCAAGTCGCACCGGGAGACCAACTTAATCTGGAAACGACACTGACACGGGTACGGGGTTCCATCGGAAAAGGCCACGGAACGGCGACGGTCAACGGTGAGGTAGTCGCGGAAATGGATTTGATGTTTGGACTTGTGGAACGTGAAAAAGGGGAATGA
- a CDS encoding DNA-directed RNA polymerase subunit beta has translation MIVHNVGEEGTKEKHSEQKGQKRALRVRLVPVWLRLLIVLFLLFVSVIAGLVLGYSVAGNGEGFRILRWETWNDLYQYISGGP, from the coding sequence ATGATCGTACATAACGTGGGTGAAGAAGGGACAAAAGAAAAGCACAGCGAACAAAAGGGACAAAAACGCGCATTAAGGGTGCGTCTCGTGCCCGTTTGGTTGCGCCTGCTCATCGTTCTTTTTTTGCTTTTCGTGAGCGTGATAGCGGGATTGGTCCTCGGCTACTCAGTTGCTGGTAATGGTGAAGGTTTCCGGATCTTGCGTTGGGAGACGTGGAACGACCTTTATCAATATATTTCAGGGGGTCCATAA
- a CDS encoding flagellar hook-basal body protein, with the protein MLSSAVTMGQLQQSMDTISHNMANINRTGYQRREDSFSDLLFQHMEHQRVPQPEGNRLTPDGIRVGNGAGVSQTALRYDQGAIQETERALDFALMETGTFFPVQTEVDGVTEQAFTRDGAFYLSETAPDSDLWQLVTREGDVLTNGDGEPFVVPGQASDFTLHADGTLVADLMEGGTATLGELEVAAIERPQLLEAMGANLFQLPDLAEIDVDEADVLGFDVAGATQVTQGALEQSNVDMATEMANLMEMQRSYGMHARNITQQDEMMGLVNALR; encoded by the coding sequence ATGCTTTCATCAGCGGTCACGATGGGCCAATTACAGCAAAGCATGGATACGATTTCACATAATATGGCCAACATCAATCGTACCGGCTACCAACGCCGGGAAGATTCATTTTCCGATTTGCTTTTTCAACATATGGAACATCAGCGTGTGCCTCAACCGGAAGGCAATCGTTTAACGCCTGACGGGATACGTGTCGGGAACGGTGCCGGCGTTTCGCAAACAGCGCTTCGTTACGATCAAGGGGCTATACAAGAAACGGAACGTGCCCTTGATTTTGCATTGATGGAAACAGGGACCTTTTTTCCTGTACAAACGGAAGTGGATGGCGTTACTGAACAAGCATTTACGAGAGACGGCGCCTTTTATTTAAGTGAGACTGCTCCGGATTCTGACCTGTGGCAGCTTGTGACCCGGGAAGGAGATGTGTTGACGAACGGTGACGGAGAACCATTCGTTGTCCCCGGTCAAGCAAGTGATTTTACGTTGCATGCGGATGGCACACTCGTTGCTGATTTAATGGAAGGCGGCACCGCTACATTGGGCGAATTGGAAGTAGCAGCCATTGAACGTCCGCAACTGCTGGAAGCAATGGGAGCTAATTTGTTCCAACTCCCTGATTTGGCAGAGATCGATGTGGATGAGGCCGATGTGCTAGGGTTTGATGTTGCCGGTGCAACGCAAGTTACCCAAGGTGCATTGGAACAGTCCAATGTGGACATGGCCACGGAGATGGCGAATTTGATGGAAATGCAACGCAGTTACGGAATGCATGCGCGGAACATTACACAACAAGACGAGATGATGGGGCTCGTGAACGCCCTTCGATAA